From Centroberyx gerrardi isolate f3 chromosome 15, fCenGer3.hap1.cur.20231027, whole genome shotgun sequence:
TAGCACAAACCCCGCCCTCTTCTTTTaaccccctcccttcctcctccctcctctattcaactctctctctctctctccctctctctctctctctctctctctctgaccggCTGACCTTGTGTATCGGCATTTTAACGGACCGGCGGTTATTCCAATCACGGTGCCGAGTGCTAACAGAGCCGGCGGGCCGTGACACCAGCGCACTGATGATTAACGCCGTTAACTCCTACAGGACGAAGCGGCGGGTTAATGTTCCTCGACACCCTTGGGTGCAAAGCCGCAGAGGTCTCACAGGGAAACTTTGCCTCAGGCCTCCCCGAGGATTACGCTTTGCGGCGATGGGGGAACGGCGACTCCAGAAGTTGATTATAAACCCCTGACCCTCTCATGCTAGTTAATCCATGCTTAAAGTCAAAAAAGATACTTTAAGAATCTTTCACTGCGTATCTTTCATTTTTGATCTATTTTCATATCacacatattttcattcatttgtctcagtatgttctgctGCATGTTTGCACACCCTACATACCAGGGCTCTTAACTAACTTTTTTCCCCATCCTCCCGGAACCGTCCCGAAATACAATCTAAGCCGTCCCGAAATGAATGTGGGCCGTCCCGAATttaaaatctttgtttttctacattatCATTAGTTAAAATCATTCAAAGTGACctttaacataaataaaacatcatgCAAATGATTAGATGATCAATCATcaacctttttatttaaattaatcTGAAAAGATTAGATTACAGACTAGAGATAAATCAGTCACACCACAAACAAAGGACTCTTGCAAAGCAAAGAAAACAGATGGAATAAAAACTGCTTTCAAAGAGCAGAAAACTTTTAACTGTGGTAattataatacatataataGATCCTGATAAAACTTTTTAATGGAGCTTGACAAGCTGCTGCCGAGCCAGCAACGGGGCGGGTCCAGGCCTAATTAGTCTTGGAACTGGGGTCTTCTGGTCCTGCAGCCACTACTCCACCACTTGGTGACTGCTTTCTCTGCATTGAATTGCTGTGCAGGAGGGCCATGAACTGAGATGTGCAGGAGGAAGCTAAGCATCTCGTTTGACAAGCAAGACCTCCAGTCTGACTTAATTCTCTTCATGCTGGAGAATCCACGCTCGCAGCAAGATGAACTCATGGGGAACACTTGTGTGATCTCCACTATGACCTTCATGTGCTCAAACTGGTCTTCCCTTCCAACAGCACCCTGAAGTAGCCGCTGCCACAGCACCTGGGGTTCAAGGTGCCTGTAGTGACGCTGAACGAGGACTTTCAGGTCAAGCCACTCTCTCTTAGCTGCCGCTACAGAGGTAAAGTCCCCACATGCTGCAAGGATGGATTGGAAATGCTCCATGAGTTCGATGAGCTCAGCATTGCCAAATGTTGCCAGTTCAGCTGTGTCTTCTGGCCAGTTAGACAGATCAAAGAGGGTGGAGGTTGCCTTCAGAATTCCCGTTTCCAGATTCCCAAAGCGTGCTGACAGAAACCTACACAAGTCGTTGATGAGGCGGAGCTTCAGTGAGTTGAAGGTGGAATTGTCCATTTCACTCCTGTTGAGCTGGACATTCTGCCACCAGGTGTTTCCAGGTCCAATCTCATCCAGTACCTTCTGGAGCCTTGGGCCTGGGTCTGTCTAGGTTTGtaataaaaggaaagaaagaacattTTACTCATTGTAatccataaaaatgaaaaacttttaAAGTATGTTATATtgtgattataataataaatatttgaaatatgtataatatatgaAATATGGAATATTTACTATGACATTGAAAATGTGTAACCTTCCATATTGAATAGGCTTACATTattcacatttaaaatatttcttATTATACAATCACACCACAATATACTTGTACAAGttacaaaatatatttacagtttttcaTATTTAGGGCTTATATAAATACCAGTTTTAGCAATTCacatagaaaataataatgttcaacaattaaacaaaataaatgttactGACCTGCATGGCTACAAGTGACAGTGTTGTCGTTTGTAGTCCATCAGAAACCATCTGCAAGGTCAGTCCatccctctgaaacagcaggcTGAGCTGCTTCAGCTCCTGAAGAATGTCCAACAACAAGTGAATGAACATCACCATCTTGTACTGTGTCAGGGACCGATGAATGGAACGTGCTCTCCCTTTCATTACTGCACTGGCCTCCCTGTCGTTTGGATCACTAGCATGGTTCTCAAAGTGAACCAGGGTAACTTTGAAGTTCTTCACCAAACCTTCAAGGGCCCTGGACATATGTGGAAGCCATCTTGTCCCATCGATGTTGCCTGGTTTGACTACATCTATGCCCATGGCTTTTCCCAGTGCATGGAGTTCACGGGAAGCCTTTGCAGAGTGGGAGTAGTGCTTGTAAACACCATTCAGTGTCTCCTTCAGTTCAGCCAGCAGAGGCACTGATTTGATGCTATCAAGCGCTGACAGCTCCAGTCTGTGAGCCACACACCAGATTGGTACAAGTGAGGGACACAGTTGTTTCAGCTTGGCTGCCACTCCATTGTGAACTCCCATCATCACAGATGCACCATCACA
This genomic window contains:
- the LOC139922175 gene encoding zinc finger protein 862-like gives rise to the protein MFPNLVDLHLKNGLDLGNTYKTDNACRTFVQAIGQSMKDDLVEKLKNTRFFSVMSDSSIDRSVKDQEMVYMTYVEDGKPVNHFVDIVSLEHAHSQGILDAILVGLRNVGLTEQDLKSRMVGFGCDGASVMMGVHNGVAAKLKQLCPSLVPIWCVAHRLELSALDSIKSVPLLAELKETLNGVYKHYSHSAKASRELHALGKAMGIDVVKPGNIDGTRWLPHMSRALEGLVKNFKVTLVHFENHASDPNDREASAVMKGRARSIHRSLTQYKMVMFIHLLLDILQELKQLSLLFQRDGLTLQMVSDGLQTTTLSLVAMQTDPGPRLQKVLDEIGPGNTWWQNVQLNRSEMDNSTFNSLKLRLINDLCRFLSARFGNLETGILKATSTLFDLSNWPEDTAELATFGNAELIELMEHFQSILAACGDFTSVAAAKREWLDLKVLVQRHYRHLEPQVLWQRLLQGAVGREDQFEHMKVIVEITQVFPMSSSCCERGFSSMKRIKSDWRSCLSNEMLSFLLHISVHGPPAQQFNAEKAVTKWWSSGCRTRRPQFQD